In Silurus meridionalis isolate SWU-2019-XX chromosome 7, ASM1480568v1, whole genome shotgun sequence, the genomic stretch ttttttttttttatccttatattaAATTTCGTTTTTTTCACGTCTAAATGTTGTACAGTCGAATAAAGCATTTcgctgcatgtcgtactctgtatgaatgtgaatgtgactAATAAAATtggaattttaatttatatctCTTCCTTGCTGCCTTCATCTGTGAgacattttggttttgcttgGACATTTTACCCTGTGGGGCCGTGTGTATGAAGGTGTTCAGCAATTACCTCAAGATCTTGTCATAAATCAGCATGATTTTATGTATTATCCTGCTGCAGcctgatttttaaaaaactgcataaattatttataatgtacatATTCATGTCCATATTTAAATATCCATTCAATACTTAATTTAAGGTCAgttcaatttaaatatatttgaatgcATATGATTATAAAGATGGAATGAAATCAACAACAGAATTGTGCATTGAAAAAtgatttttacacacaatttgtaacaaaaacaaatttcaatagttaaaaaaaattataatacgactatttgtttatttatttataatacctTTTAAAGATAGTAATTACGTCACTAGTAATACCGCCATAAAAAAGAAACCACTTCCGCTTACTGCTTAGCCTCGCCCCGGAAGTGTGTTTGCCGCCATTTTAGGTTTAGGCGGGCGGCGTGTTCAGATCGTTTGGTTTCGTCTTGAGCTCCgggtgtttttttcctccacgTCTTTGTTCTTTTCAATATAATTATACTGCagccttattttttattatatagaataATCTGAGCAGCGGAGATGAGTTACGGTAGACCTCCGCCTGACGTCGAGGGCATGACCTCGCTGAAAGTGGACAACCTGACCTACCGAACCTCGCCCGAGACTCTGCGGCGCGTCTTCGAGAAGTACGGCCGCGTCGGCGACGTCTACATCCCGCGCGACCGCTACACGAAGGAGAGCCGCGGCTTCGCCTTCGTGCGGTTCCACGACAAGCGCGACGCCGAGGACGCAATGGACGCCATGGACGGCGCGCTGCTCGACGGCCGCGAGCTCCGCGTGCAGATGGCGCGCTACGGACGCCCGCCGGACTCGCACTACGGCCGTCGCGGGGGACCGCCACGCCGCTACAGCGGGTACGGGCGCAGGAGTCGCAGGTCGGTgcccttataaaaaaaaaaccgcaATTAGCAGCCATCGTTGCGTGTCGCCTAACCACTAAATCCCTTACAACACAAATGGCCGCCTGTCGAACATGGCGTGTTAACATGAATCATATCCAAACCCCGTCTTCGTGTGCACAAAGTAACATTTATACACGCGAAAACTCTTATTTTGATCTTATGGTATTTTAGTCACGGTTGCATGTGTTCCGTGTGACGTTTTTAAAAGAAGGCCTAGTAAACAAACTCGAGCCTCGGGTTTTCCTGAGAACGCGGTCCCGCAACAGAGCGCTGTTCAGTCGGCGTTCGGGAAACTCCCAGCGCGGTGCTGCTGCGGCCTACAAGGCCGAACGCGACGTGATTTTTCTTGCAAAGCAGCTTATCATTAGCTAACTTGGAGTCAGTGCTCGGCAATCACGTGTTCCAAAACGTGTATtagctttatttattgttacatttataaaatatttgtactttttcagGCTTGGAAGCAATATTCGCCGCATGTATTATACACGATAGAGCCCACGTGTTTTCCCTCAGGTTTTTGAACATACtaacatgtttgtttgtttggtttttttcttcagtcGCAGCCCACGACGCAGGAGGCACAGCCGTTCCCGCAGCAGGAGTCGCTCTCGCTCCAGAAGCAGATCCCGCTACAGCCGGTCCAGATCCAGGTCTTACTCTCGGTCTCGCTCCCGCTCTAAGACCCGCACACCCCGCAGGAGCAAATCCAAATCTCCCTCCAGGTCCCGATCCAGATCTAAGACCAAGTCTCCTTCTAGGAGTCGCAGCCCCCACTCGAATAGAGCGTCCAAATCCAAGTCGAGGTCCCGGTCCAGGAGCAGACCCAAATCTCCAGAGGCTAATGGAACCACCCAGGAGTCGTGAACCCGAGTCCAGGTAAACATGCATGACCACTTGGTCTTTTTGTTGTGGGTGATAAATCCTGACCCGGATATTGCATTGGTTCGCTTGAGGTTTAACACTGCCACTAACTGTGTTCACTCATTAAATCAAGTTTTTTGCACCAACCTGGGAAATTAAATTTTAGACCCAGATAGGAAACTTGTAAAGTATGGCCAATTTTATGTACCAAcgtttgttgaaaaaaaaaaaaaccaggccATTAAAGGGACAAGAACCTAATttgcatatgcatatatatgcgcatatgtttgtgtgtgtatatataaataatataaataaataaaagctttacaACCGGAACCCGGTTTCATCTCTTCGGGAGGCAAACGCCGTAAGTATTTCTCTCATTTGCAAGCAATAGATTGTGGGTGGTAAAACGTTTTTACCTTAATGTGGAATTCTTTCCTCCAAGCTGCTGATTCCTGTATGCAAAAGAGGAGTTTGGGGGCAGTTTGAGAGCAGTTAGTGTGTGGTCCGACCGTTGGCTGCCTGCTGCTGCTTGGCGGTTGCTATGGAGCAGGTCGGTCTCATTGAGTGTTGAGGTGGTGTTGAGGTACGTTCGAAGGATGACGGACCGAGGCCTTTTTCCATCTTCCTTGTCACACGAAAGCAGGacagaccaataaaaaaaaagagggcgGGATGCTTTCTCAAAGCCCGTTCAAGGTTTTTCCCTCTACAGTGATTACTTCTATTTGTTGACGTCTTTTTAAAGTTGCTTTCAGAAACGCATCCCCCCTCCTCCGTTGACGGAACGTCATTCCGTTGAGGTTGCTAAACACCAGTTTATGATTAACTTAAGTCGAGCAACTCCACACTGTTGCTCACTagacaaggttttttttttttaattgaaggtgGTCAAAAAGTGATTAGTCAGcatctgctgctttttttttctttttttctcccagaaATAGTAGGAAGTATACAAGCTCCAGTGTGCTTGTATACTGAATTATCATCTGCCCTGATTTTCTTGAAAGCTCActcactcttttcttctcctaGATGATGTCAGATGAATGAGTCTTCATTCCGAGGATCACACCGAAAGGAAAAGTCCCATCTGAGGATTTCTAAATATCATCTTATCAGACCAAAAGGTTGTTGCAAACTCGGTCTAcatcttttaaaacttttttttttttcgccgtTGTTCAGTTGACCAGAAATTTCTGTACCGtcttcaagtgtgtgtgtgatcccaTTTAATTGAATATTTGCGCTCAAGTGAGATTCTTAGGTGGaaagtttttccttcttttttttgctagtttgtttgcatttgtttagtAACTTCATGTAAGTAATCTCCCAGCCAATAAAGTAAGttcattttattcaattcattacgtctttttttttttttttctttaacatgtCTGTAATGTAGCAAATCCTTTCATCTCTGTACACAAACTTTGGCCACACATGTTTAGCCCCAACACGTGTCTcatccccaaaaaaaaaatttggacgAATGCTTATTAAAGCGAAATCCACCGAATTTGGATATCTTatttcctttgtgtgtgttgcCTGCTAATTTGGCATATCTGTGATTTTTCTAATGCTCTCCCTTGTATCTTTTGTGCACTAGGCGCAGTTGCGCAGCAGTTGAGTATTGCTGGTTAGCTGTTAAGGTGGCGTGTTGCAGTGCAGAGTGCTTGGCTGTTTCCAGTATTCTCCTGATTGCTCCCGTGTAACGCCCTTGATTTGACGGTTTTAAGCGCTGCAGCAGAATGACCTGCGCGGGTCCTTCCTGCAAACCTTTCGTTCGATTAAATTACGCATTGGGAGGTAGTGCACCAACATTATCACGTTTTCAATAGCAGCATTTGTTCTCTGTGGATACGTACACAGCTGTAAGCTTCATGTGAATGCTAAtaaacttctttttctttttgtgctaAAACTTTGTGCttgtcatgtgtttttttttttttcctttttttttcctttccttcaatAATGCACAACTTCTGGATTCTGGTAAGTATATTGGATTGACTTCTGTATCGTTGAAAGAAAGGTGTAGTAGGAAGtgatggacaaagtacacaaagcaggTACTGAATTTATTACAGCTATAGGGTTCCTGTTTTATCACAGGACATGCTGAACTCttatgtggggaaaaaatttaACTTGGCACACGGATCTGTTAAGAGAATGAGTTAAACACTGGTATCttaaattatcatgagctcAAAACCTTTTCAGCAACTTAAAATAGTGCAATGAGGCCACAGGTGTG encodes the following:
- the srsf2a gene encoding serine and arginine rich splicing factor 2a, yielding MSYGRPPPDVEGMTSLKVDNLTYRTSPETLRRVFEKYGRVGDVYIPRDRYTKESRGFAFVRFHDKRDAEDAMDAMDGALLDGRELRVQMARYGRPPDSHYGRRGGPPRRYSGYGRRSRSRSPRRRRHSRSRSRSRSRSRSRSRYSRSRSRSYSRSRSRSKTRTPRRSKSKSPSRSRSRSKTKSPSRSRSPHSNRASKSKSRSRSRSRPKSPEANGTTQES